A window of Hevea brasiliensis isolate MT/VB/25A 57/8 chromosome 14, ASM3005281v1, whole genome shotgun sequence contains these coding sequences:
- the LOC110649130 gene encoding receptor-like protein EIX1, with translation MTSLVVLDLSFNDLEGPLPATLGHHFKHSPLRELYLSDNFLTQLSLEKILPQLSELVVLDVAGNYLNGVITEAHLQNFTRLKVLDLSLNELILNASSNWIPNFQLESINLGNCQMGPRFPQWPQNQNRILKLDMSNASISGTVPDWFWYISSSMEHLFLHYNQLRGELPNLSSKVTLLTLVISGNEFEGHLPQFPSTIETLNLFNNQFSGSLPDCRTYGQILVYLSLAYNQLSGKIPESIGHLINLKWLFLNYNSLSGEIPQSLQSCTSLVVLALGKNALSGSIPTWLGESFKNLQGISLHHNAFEGNTPVQLCQLRHLNYLDFSFNLLSGPIPLCIHNFLQMVGKEGEHSVHSLDASYTKDELKSQMWIWSSVKYGPLFKTMDLSHNMLSGEIPREVTSLIGLTHLNLSYNYLKGSYSLLYWGHEIVVLSRFIKQPAFWHYSSQRF, from the coding sequence ATGACATCTCTTGTTGTGCTTGATCTCTCATTCAATGATCTTGAAGGTCCATTACCAGCGACCCTAGGTCACCACTTCAAACATTCACCCTTACGAGAACTCTATCTTTCCGACAATTTTCTTACACAATTGTCTTTagaaaaaatccttccacaacttTCAGAATTAGTTGTGCTCGATGTTGCTGGGAATTATTTGAATGGTGTGATCACTGAAGCCCATTTACAGAATTTCACTAGATTGAAGGTACTTGACTTGTCATTAAATGAGTTGATTTTAAACGCGAGCTCAAACTGGATTCCCAATTTTCAACTTGAGTCCATAAATTTGGGAAATTGCCAAATGGGCCCACGATTTCCCCAATGGCCCCAAAACCAAAacagaattttgaaacttgatatGTCTAATGCAAGTATATCAGGCACAGTACCTGATTGGTTTTGGTATATTTCTTCATCGATGGAGCATTTGTTTCTTCATTACAACCAGCTTAGAGGGGAATTGCCTAATTTATCATCAAAAGTGACTTTGTTGACACTGGTTATAAGTGGAAATGAATTTGAGGGTCATCTGCCTCAGTTCCCCTCAACAATAGAAACACTAAATttattcaacaatcaattttcaggAAGCCTTCCAGATTGTCGGACatatgggcaaattttggtttatCTTAGTTTAGCATACAACCAATTGTCTGGTAAAATCCCTGAGTCAATTGGCCATCTAATTAATCTTAAATGGTTGTTTTTGAATTATAATAGCTTGTCTGGAGAGATACCTCAATCCTTGCAGAGCTGCACAAGTTTGGTTGTCCTGGCTCTTGGGAAAAATGCACTATCTGGGAGCATACCGACATGGCTGGGGGAAAGTTTCAAGAATCTGCAGGGGATTTCGTTGCATCACAATGCTTTCGAAGGAAATACACCAGTGCAGCTTTGCCAATTGAGACACTTAAATTACCTGGACTTCTCTTTCAATTTATTATCAGGACCAATTCCACTTTGCATACATAATTTTCTTCAAATGGTTGGCAAAGAAGGTGAACATTCTGTTCATTCACTCGATGCTTCTTATACAAAGGATGAACTAAAAAGCCAGATGTGGATATGGTCATCAGTTAAATATGGTCCTTTATTTAAGACGATGGATCTTTCACATAATATGCTGAGTGGGGAGATCCCAAGAGAAGTTACATCCCTAATTGGATTGACGCATCTGAATCTTTCCTATAATTATCTGAAGGGGAGCTATTCCTTGCTATATTGGGGCCATGAAATTGTTGTATTATCTAGATTTATCAAACAACCAGCTTTCTGGCACTATTCCTCCCAGCGTTTCTAA
- the LOC131172682 gene encoding receptor-like protein EIX2, whose translation MWKSRVNYCLDKFMDLSHNMLRGEIPKEVTTLIGLTYLNLSNNYLTGAIPCDIGAVKSLNYLDLSSNQLFGTIPPGISDVTHLEGLNLSYNNLTGKVPLPNNFSAYAFIGNHNLCGPPLAKNCSANESLEKTECSSDRKSKGQNDGIQEKEHTHGFKPFKEKPSFYISVASGFFTGFWGFWATLVLNESRGNAYFRLLGNMGDRIYVFVVVTTARLRRKFQGEQAVE comes from the coding sequence ATGTGGAAGTCACGAGTTAATTATTGCTTGGACAAGTTTATGGATCTTTCACATAACATGCTACGTGGGGAGATCCCAAAAGAAGTTACAACCCTAATTGGATTGACGTATCTGAATCTTTCCAACAATTATTTGACAGGAGCTATTCCTTGTGACATTGGAGCCGTGAAATCCTTAAATTATCTAGATTTATCAAGCAACCAGCTTTTTGGCACCATTCCTCCCGGCATATCTGATGTAACTCATCTTGAAGGATTGAATTTGTCATATAACAATTTGACTGGGAAAGTTCCCTTGCCCAATAATTTTAGTGCATATGCATTCATCGGAAATCATAACTTGTGCGGTCCTCCGCTTGCAAAGAATTGCTCTGCAAATGAATCACTGGAAAAAACAGAATGCAGCAGTGACAGGAAATCAAAAGGCCAAAATGATGGAATTCAAGAAAAGGAACATACGCATGGATTCAAGCCTTTCAAGGAGAAGCCATCATTCTACATCAGCGTGGCTAGTGGATTTTTCACAGGGTTTTGGGGATTTTGGGCTACTTTAGTCCTCAACGAGTCACGCGGGAATGCCTACTTCCGTCTCTTGGGCAACATGGGTGACAGAATTTATGTGTTTGTGGTAGTGACCACAGCTAGGCTGCGAAGGAAATTTCAGGGGGAACAAGCTGTGGAGTGA
- the LOC110667857 gene encoding receptor-like protein EIX1, with protein MTSLFSELVLFLFCIGLSFTVTSESSSGVQALNVHCRESEQKALLMLKDGFHTSLDRFSSWVPEEDCCKWKGVGCNNETGNVISLDLHSPDSTDLLQGELRDSLLHLPYLSHLDLSHNDFYQTVIPEFIGSLPNLKYLNLSHSNFRGTIPHHLGNLSSLQTLDLSNNQSSLRASRLDWLSGLSSLKVLDLSSVYLFDVVNWLDAVNMLPSLVELRLVSCQLRNLPQSLPSLNFSSLEVLDLSYNGFYHSLIPNWLVEVSHSLRLLNLTTCWLQGSIPHTIVNFTSLVVLDFSYNNITGSIPHGFGNMTSLAVLDLSFNDLEGSLPATLGLIQESHHFKYSPLREIRLSNNLLLNGSLERILPQLSELFVLDVAGNDLDGVITEAHLQDFSRLRVLDLSFNWLIFNLSSNWIPDFQLEYINLENCKMGPRFPQWLQNQKKILKLDMSRAGISDTVPDWFWDISPSMEELDLSFNQLRGELPNLSS; from the coding sequence ATGACAAGTTTATTTTCTGAACTTGTTCTATTTCTCTTTTGCATCGGGTTGTCCTTCACAGTGACCAGTGAATCCAGTTCAGGCGTCCAAGCATTGAATGTCCACTGCAGAGAAAGCGAGCAGAAAGCACTTCTCATGCTCAAAGATGGATTTCACACTTCTTTGGATCGTTTCTCTTCATGGGTACCTGAAGAAGATTGCTGCAAGTGGAAAGGTGTTGGTTGCAACAACGAAACAGGCAATGTCATCTCTCTTGATCTCCACAGCCCAGATTCTACTGATCTCTTGCAAGGTGAGTTGAGAGATTCTTTGCTTCACTTGCCATATCTAAGTCATCTAGACTTGAGCCACAATGATTTCTACCAAACTGTAATTCCTGAGTTCATTGGTTCACTTCCAAATTTAAAATATCTGAACTTGTCTCATTCCAATTTTAGAGGGACTATTCCCCATCATCTTGGAAACTTGTCTAGTTTGCAGACTCTTGACTTGAGCAATAATCAATCTTCTCTTAGGGCCAGCAGGCTTGATTGGCTTTCGGGTCTCTCTTCACTGAAAGTCCTCGATCTGAGTAGTGTATATCTTTTCGATGTAGTTAACTGGCTAGACGCAGTCAATATGCTACCTTCTTTGGTAGAGCTGCGTTTAGTCTCTTGTCAACTTCGTAACCTTCCACAATCTTTGCCATCTTTGAATTTTTCTTCTCTGGAAGTCCTTGACCTCTCCTACAATGGCTTTTATCATTCTTTGATTCCGAACTGGTTGGTTGAGGTTAGCCATAGTCTTCGTCTTCTTAATCTCACAACCTGCTGGTTGCAGGGCTCCATTCCCCATACCATTGTGAATTTTACATCTCTAGTTGTACTTGATTTCTCATACAACAATATCACCGGTTCTATTCCTCATGGTTTTGGGAACATGACATCTCTTGCTGTTCTGGATCTCTCATTCAATGATCTTGAAGGTTCATTACCAGCAACCTTAGGTCTGATTCAGGAATCGCACCACTTCAAATATTCACCCTTGCGAGAAATCCGTCTTTCCAACAATCTTTTGTTGAATGGGTCTTTAGAAAGAATCCTTCCTCAACTTTCAGAATTATTTGTCCTGGATGTTGCTGGGAATGATTTGGATGGTGTGATCACTGAAGCTCATTTACAGGATTTCAGTAGATTGCGGGTACTTGACTTGTCATTCAATTGGTTAATTTTTAATCTGAGCTCAAACTGGATTCCTGATTTTCAACTTGAGTACATAAATTTGGAAAATTGCAAAATGGGCCCACGATTTCCCCAGTGGCTCCAAAaccaaaagaaaattttgaaacttGATATGTCTAGGGCAGGAATATCAGACACTGTACCTGATTGGTTTTGGGATATTTCTCCATCGATGGAGGAATTGGATCTTTCTTTCAACCAGCTTAGAGGGGAATTACCTAATTTATCATCATGA
- the LOC110667835 gene encoding receptor-like protein EIX2, producing the protein MNESNALRILNLPGNYLSGSLLDCWIHGQNLIYLNLRSNQLSGQIPKSIGHLINLNWLFLDYNNLSGEIPQSFQNCTSLIFLDLGNNSLSGSIPTWLGESLENLRGISLHHNAFKGNIPLQLCQLRDLSFLDFSFNSLSGPIPLCINNFFPMAEKEAEIVQEAFSIYRYDRLKSRMWKLGINYFLDKSMDLSHNMLSGEIPREVTTLIGLTHLNLSNNYLKGAIPCDIGVMKSLNSLDLSSNQLSGTIPSGISDVTYLEELNLSYNNLSGKVPSPNNFSAHAFIGNHNLCGPPLTKNCSANESLEKTECNSDRKSEGQNDGIQEKEHRHGFDPFKEKPSFYISVAIGFFTGFWGFWATLVFCKSWRHAYFCFLGNMGDKICVCVVVTTARLRRKFQRDQVVE; encoded by the coding sequence ATGAATGAAAGTAATGCATTACGTATTCTCAATTTGCCTGGGAATTATCTATCAGGAAGCCTTCTAGATTGTTGGATACATGGGCAAAATTTGATTTATCTTAATTTAAGAAGCAACCAATTGTCTGGTCAAATCCCTAAGTCAATTGGCCATCTAATTAACCTCAACTGGTTATTTTTGGATTATAATAACTTGTCTGGTGAGATACCTCAATCCTTCCAGAATTGCACAAGTTTGATTTTTCTGGATCTTGGGAACAACTCACTATCTGGGAGCATACCGACATGGTTGGGGGAAAGTTTAGAGAATCTGCGGGGGATTTCGTTACATCATAATGCTTTCAAAGGAAATATACCATTGCAGCTTTGCCAATTGAGAGACCTATCTTTCTTGGACTTCTCTTTCAATTCACTATCAGGGCCTATTCCACTATGCATCAATAATTTTTTTCCAATGGCTGAGAAAGAAGCTGAAATTGTTCAAGAAGCTTTTTCTATATATCGGTATGATCGCCTAAAAAGCCGCATGTGGAAATTAGGAATTAATTATTTCTTGGACAAGTCTATGGATCTTTCACATAACATGCTAAGTGGGGAGATCCCAAGAGAAGTTACAACCTTAATTGGATTGACGCATCTAAATCTTTCCAACAATTATCTGAAGGGAGCTATTCCTTGCGATATTGGAGTCATGAAATCCTTAAATTCTCTAGATTTATCAAGCAACCAGCTTTCTGGCACCATTCCTTCCGGCATTTCTGATGTAACTTATCTTGAAGAGTTGAATTTGTCATATAACAATTTGTCTGGGAAAGTTCCCTCACCCAATAATTTTAGTGCACATGCATTTATCGGAAATCATAATTTATGCGGTCCTCCACTTACAAAGAATTGCTCTGCAAATGAGTCACTGGAAAAAACAGAATGCAACAGTGACAGGAAATCAGAAGGCCAAAATGATGGAATTCAAGAAAAGGAACATAGGCATGGATTTGACCCTTTCAAGGAGAAGCCTTCGTTCTACATCAGTGTGGCTATTGGATTTTTTACGGGGTTTTGGGGATTTTGGGCTACTTTAGTCTTCTGTAAATCATGGAGGCATGCCTACTTCTGTTTCTTGGGCAACATGGGTGACAAAATTTGTGTGTGCGTTGTAGTTACCACGGCTAGGCTGCGAAGGAAATTTCAGAGGGATCAAGTTGTTGAGTGA